The Allorhodopirellula heiligendammensis genome includes a window with the following:
- the dxs gene encoding 1-deoxy-D-xylulose-5-phosphate synthase, whose product MNTNDNQPTGETDVRHPMLAGLQDARGLSGMSADQLSSIGVEIRDVLCNLLATRTAHFASNLGVVELCLALHAEFDFLNDRLIWDTGHQIYPHKLITGRYGQFESIRTRGGLMGYPNPAESDYDLFMTGHAGSSVSTAVGLRSGDILTGHADRRTVAVIGDGAFPSGIVFEALNNAGASREDLTIVLNDNKMSICHRTGAVASYLDRLRNNPFYTGLKHEVGRLLDHVPMFGDPAERLLAQMKEGVKAGLLGGMLFEELDIRYIGPIDGHNIPLLRKYLKLCKETPGPVLLHVVTEKGHGYKPAAEDPVFFHTPPAFEDRGGTPITRGSEGRPPYTTHARDAIGEAMKRDERVTVITAAMCQGNKLEPVRERFPKRFFDVGICESHAVAFAAGQCKAGMRPIVDIYSTFLQRSYDQIFQEVVLQDLPVIFMMDRAGLTGPDGPTHHGVYDIAYMRLFPNLALMAPGYAAELPLMLDACLAHDHPSGIRYPKASALDLKHTPAPIEIGKAEWIREGVDGTIVAYGAMLEQALAAATALEGELSVGVVNARFVKPIDREMVARSMADGRFVVTLEEGTIVGGFASAFLESAADQRLDTRNIHRVALPDVFVEHGDRSDLLADSSLSAEGIAETCRSAASSVSSV is encoded by the coding sequence ATGAATACCAACGATAATCAACCGACGGGCGAGACAGATGTTCGTCATCCAATGTTGGCTGGACTGCAGGACGCGCGCGGACTATCGGGCATGTCGGCGGACCAACTGTCCAGCATTGGAGTCGAGATTCGCGATGTTCTCTGCAACCTATTGGCGACCCGTACAGCACACTTTGCTTCGAATCTCGGTGTCGTTGAGTTGTGCCTGGCGTTGCACGCTGAGTTTGACTTTCTCAACGATCGCTTGATCTGGGACACCGGACATCAAATCTATCCTCACAAGCTGATCACCGGGCGGTATGGGCAGTTTGAATCGATTCGCACCCGTGGCGGACTGATGGGATACCCCAATCCTGCGGAGAGCGACTACGATCTGTTCATGACCGGTCATGCGGGCAGTAGCGTCAGCACGGCGGTGGGGCTGCGCAGCGGCGATATCTTAACTGGCCACGCTGACCGCCGAACGGTCGCGGTCATCGGTGATGGCGCGTTTCCGAGCGGAATTGTCTTTGAAGCACTCAACAACGCGGGGGCTTCGCGTGAAGATCTGACGATCGTGCTCAATGACAATAAAATGTCAATCTGTCATCGGACGGGTGCCGTTGCGAGCTATCTGGATCGACTGCGAAACAATCCCTTCTACACCGGACTGAAGCATGAGGTGGGGCGGTTGCTCGATCATGTGCCGATGTTCGGTGACCCTGCCGAAAGACTGCTGGCGCAGATGAAGGAAGGTGTGAAAGCAGGTTTGTTAGGCGGGATGCTGTTCGAGGAACTCGACATTCGCTACATCGGTCCGATCGATGGGCATAATATCCCGCTGCTGCGCAAGTATTTGAAACTCTGCAAGGAGACGCCTGGCCCGGTACTGCTGCACGTTGTGACTGAGAAGGGACACGGATACAAACCCGCGGCAGAAGATCCTGTCTTTTTCCACACTCCCCCTGCTTTCGAAGATCGCGGTGGGACGCCGATTACTCGTGGTAGTGAAGGCCGGCCGCCCTACACCACCCACGCTCGCGATGCGATCGGTGAGGCGATGAAACGCGATGAGCGAGTGACCGTCATTACGGCAGCGATGTGTCAGGGTAATAAACTTGAACCGGTCCGTGAGCGTTTTCCCAAACGATTTTTTGACGTAGGAATCTGTGAATCGCACGCGGTCGCCTTTGCCGCTGGCCAATGCAAGGCAGGGATGCGACCGATCGTTGATATTTACAGCACCTTCCTCCAACGCAGTTATGACCAGATTTTTCAGGAAGTCGTACTGCAGGACCTGCCTGTCATTTTCATGATGGACCGCGCTGGCCTGACCGGTCCCGATGGTCCGACGCACCATGGTGTCTATGACATTGCGTACATGCGATTATTCCCCAATCTCGCGCTGATGGCACCCGGCTATGCAGCCGAGTTACCGTTGATGCTGGATGCCTGTCTGGCCCACGATCATCCCTCGGGGATTCGCTATCCCAAAGCGTCTGCTCTGGATCTGAAGCACACGCCGGCACCGATCGAAATCGGTAAAGCGGAGTGGATTCGCGAAGGCGTTGATGGCACAATTGTCGCCTACGGGGCAATGCTCGAACAAGCTCTGGCCGCCGCAACCGCCCTGGAGGGTGAGCTCAGTGTTGGCGTGGTCAACGCACGGTTCGTGAAACCGATCGATCGCGAGATGGTTGCCCGATCGATGGCGGATGGGCGATTCGTTGTCACACTCGAAGAAGGCACGATTGTCGGTGGTTTCGCGTCCGCGTTCTTGGAATCTGCGGCCGATCAACGACTCGACACACGCAACATCCATCGCGTGGCTCTACCTGACGTCTTCGTCGAGCATGGCGACCGCAGCGACTTGTTGGCTGATTCGTCATTGTCGGCCGAAGGCATCGCAGAAACCTGCCGTTCCGCCGCCTCGAGCGTCAGTAGTGTATAA
- a CDS encoding sulfatase: MIAIDDLNDWVEPLAGHPQVQTPAIAQLAQRGVTFTNAHCQAPLCNPSRTSIMTGLRPESTGVYGLAPWFRTLPEFEDRVTLQQYFQRHGYRTLIGGKIFHGPYGRGKNSSDECDTWGPNASVGVTPKQKRIPPTPGGNHALMDWGTFPHRDEDKGDWKVASWAVKELEKMPADKPFFLSVGFFLPHVPCYATQKWFDLYPEHELQLPPIVSGDRDDTPLASWYIHWNLPEPRTKWLLENNQLKPLVRAYLASISFVDSQVGRVLDALEASPYADNTIVVLWSDHGYHLGEKAISGKNSLWTRSTRVPLIIAGPRIEGNRKCNQPAELLDIYPTLASLAGLPQPAGVEGMALTPQLNDVSTPRERPAICTHNAGNHSVCDLRWRYIVYADGSEELYDRAEDPNEFNNLLSGETHGPDLREVVERLRKWLPEQDRPLAVGSAHRILEQRPDGFYWEGQRIDPASPPLDDQLIR; encoded by the coding sequence ATGATCGCAATCGACGATTTGAACGACTGGGTCGAGCCTCTCGCCGGACATCCTCAGGTACAGACGCCCGCCATCGCGCAGCTTGCTCAGCGAGGAGTCACGTTCACCAACGCTCACTGTCAGGCGCCGCTCTGCAACCCCAGTCGCACTTCCATCATGACCGGATTGCGACCGGAATCGACGGGTGTGTACGGACTCGCACCTTGGTTTCGTACCCTGCCTGAATTTGAGGACCGCGTTACCTTGCAACAGTACTTCCAACGCCATGGCTACCGGACCTTGATTGGTGGCAAGATATTTCACGGCCCCTACGGCCGCGGCAAAAACTCGAGCGACGAGTGTGACACATGGGGACCGAATGCCTCGGTGGGTGTGACGCCAAAACAGAAGCGGATTCCTCCCACACCCGGCGGAAACCACGCCTTGATGGATTGGGGGACGTTCCCCCATCGTGATGAGGACAAGGGGGACTGGAAAGTGGCATCGTGGGCAGTGAAGGAACTTGAAAAGATGCCTGCCGACAAACCGTTCTTCTTATCGGTTGGCTTTTTCTTACCGCACGTTCCCTGCTATGCAACACAGAAATGGTTTGACCTGTACCCCGAACACGAACTCCAGCTACCGCCCATCGTCTCCGGAGACCGCGACGATACGCCCCTGGCGTCCTGGTACATTCACTGGAATCTTCCCGAACCCCGGACAAAATGGCTCCTTGAAAACAATCAGCTCAAACCGTTGGTGCGCGCCTATCTCGCATCGATCAGTTTTGTCGATAGTCAGGTGGGTCGAGTGCTGGACGCTCTCGAAGCGTCGCCATATGCCGACAACACCATCGTGGTCCTATGGAGCGACCATGGGTATCACCTGGGCGAGAAGGCGATCTCGGGAAAGAATTCGCTCTGGACCCGCTCAACCCGTGTGCCCTTGATTATCGCCGGGCCACGGATTGAGGGTAATCGCAAGTGCAATCAACCCGCCGAGCTATTGGACATCTATCCCACCCTGGCGTCGCTGGCTGGCCTGCCCCAACCCGCAGGCGTCGAAGGAATGGCACTCACCCCACAACTCAACGACGTGTCCACTCCGCGGGAGCGCCCCGCGATCTGTACGCACAATGCGGGTAACCATAGCGTCTGCGACCTGCGATGGCGGTACATCGTCTACGCCGATGGCAGTGAAGAACTCTACGATCGCGCTGAGGACCCCAACGAGTTCAACAATCTTCTCTCCGGTGAAACGCACGGTCCCGACCTCCGCGAGGTCGTCGAGCGTCTGCGAAAATGGTTACCCGAGCAGGACCGACCGCTCGCCGTTGGCAGCGCCCATCGCATCCTCGAGCAACGACCGGACGGTTTCTACTGGGAAGGACAACGAATCGACCCTGCCTCGCCACCACTGGATGATCAACTAATTCGTTAG
- a CDS encoding arylsulfatase, translated as MIRFCLLSILFSVLSLPCDRCRLNAADDRPNIVLIMADDMGFSDIGCYGGEIATPNIDALAARGMRFRNFYNNAKCELTRASLLTGHWWHHVGASATARYSEPTYGERMREAGYRTLMTGKWHAGQTPFQRGFDRHYGLTDGCCNFWNPGHARDGEPEPAKKKVRRWAIDDQEFLPYQPPHDDFYTTDAFTDYALKYLDEYKDEDQPFLLYVAYTAPHYPMHASEEDIARYRGKYGAIGWDELRRQRFARQQQLGVLSPHAELSPRDPDLPAWRDIPATERDDWDLRMATYAAMIDRMDRNIGRIVDKLRDNGELENTAIFFLSDNGACEDSADRSTVAGAKPWEVTSFQTQGRNWANASNTPYRKYKTTDYEGGTRTPMIAVWPGVTEPGSITDRVGHLIDFMPTMLEFAQAPPVDGLPGNALQPALSGASTSRSWPLFWQFNRAKAMRDHNWKLVRYGNSDWELYDLDADPTECVNLAASQSDKVNDMAAQWQQWWQNK; from the coding sequence ATGATCCGATTTTGCTTGCTATCCATTCTATTTAGCGTACTTTCGCTGCCGTGCGATCGTTGCCGCCTTAACGCTGCTGATGACCGCCCCAATATCGTGCTGATCATGGCCGATGACATGGGTTTCTCGGACATTGGGTGCTACGGTGGCGAGATTGCGACACCGAATATTGATGCGTTAGCTGCTCGCGGCATGCGGTTCCGCAACTTTTATAACAATGCCAAGTGTGAGCTGACGCGAGCATCGTTGTTGACTGGGCATTGGTGGCATCATGTCGGTGCTTCGGCAACCGCTCGGTACAGTGAACCAACCTATGGTGAACGGATGCGTGAGGCCGGTTACCGAACTCTGATGACCGGAAAATGGCACGCCGGACAAACACCTTTTCAACGTGGTTTTGATCGGCACTACGGACTCACCGATGGTTGCTGTAACTTTTGGAATCCCGGTCACGCCCGCGACGGTGAGCCGGAACCCGCGAAGAAAAAGGTTCGTCGCTGGGCCATCGACGATCAGGAGTTCTTACCCTACCAACCACCTCACGATGACTTCTATACAACGGATGCCTTTACCGACTACGCACTAAAATACCTCGACGAATACAAAGATGAGGACCAACCTTTTCTGCTTTACGTGGCATATACCGCCCCGCATTACCCAATGCACGCCAGCGAGGAGGATATCGCTCGCTACCGAGGGAAGTATGGCGCAATCGGCTGGGATGAACTCCGCCGCCAGCGATTCGCTCGCCAACAGCAGCTCGGGGTGCTCTCACCCCATGCGGAACTGTCTCCGCGAGATCCAGACCTACCAGCTTGGAGGGACATTCCCGCAACCGAACGAGACGACTGGGATTTGCGGATGGCGACGTACGCGGCGATGATCGATCGCATGGACCGCAATATTGGCCGTATTGTTGATAAACTGCGTGACAATGGAGAACTTGAAAACACAGCGATCTTTTTCCTGTCCGACAATGGTGCCTGCGAAGACTCAGCTGATCGCTCAACAGTTGCTGGAGCCAAACCCTGGGAGGTCACAAGCTTTCAAACCCAAGGCCGCAATTGGGCCAACGCATCCAATACGCCCTACCGAAAATACAAAACGACCGATTACGAAGGAGGAACACGAACGCCTATGATCGCGGTCTGGCCAGGTGTGACGGAGCCGGGGTCGATCACGGATCGTGTCGGACATCTGATCGACTTCATGCCCACGATGCTGGAGTTTGCCCAAGCACCTCCCGTAGATGGCCTGCCTGGCAACGCATTGCAGCCAGCCCTTTCAGGTGCTTCAACCAGCCGTTCCTGGCCGCTTTTTTGGCAGTTCAATCGCGCCAAAGCGATGCGTGACCACAACTGGAAACTGGTTCGATACGGCAATTCAGACTGGGAGTTATACGACCTCGATGCGGATCCGACCGAGTGCGTAAATCTCGCCGCTAGCCAGTCAGATAAAGTGAACGATATGGCGGCCCAGTGGCAACAGTGGTGGCAGAACAAGTGA
- a CDS encoding sulfatase-like hydrolase/transferase, producing MSDLPVQVSYRLALFTAAFLLRMLVAGSLMAGGRPNIVLIVADDLGYGELGCYGGLEIPTPNLDSLAASGVRLTNGYVTAPYCAASRAGMMTGRYQTRFGFEFNPVGVKNNDPTIGLPPRETTIAEYLRGQGYSTSLVGKWHLGGTAEFHPQRHGFDEFFGFLHEGHFYVPPPWHGVTTWLRRTTLPTGGKGRWSSPDGRTIWSTHLGHNEPPYDADNPVMRSSQPVEEQENLTDAFTREACDFIDRKQEQPFFLYLSYNSVHSPLQGDDEYMARFPHIRDMQRRIFAAMLSHLDESVGKVIDSLAQRNLQETTLILFLSDNGGPTAELTSSNLPLRGGKGSLYEGGVRIPMIISWKDQLQPGTSDAIASSLDLTTTALTAAGVDTDQHHLDGVDLLPTLRRAGTSHPRQTHYWRMGAKHAVRHKHWKLVRTGERPWELYDLSIDIGETIDLADDRVDIANQLSMMWQNWNQLQAKPLWK from the coding sequence GTGAGTGATCTACCAGTGCAAGTGTCGTATCGATTAGCTCTCTTCACCGCCGCGTTCCTTTTGCGAATGCTTGTCGCCGGCTCCCTGATGGCTGGCGGACGCCCCAACATCGTCTTGATCGTTGCCGATGATCTCGGTTACGGAGAGCTTGGTTGCTACGGCGGTCTCGAGATCCCGACGCCTAACCTCGACTCATTGGCGGCCAGCGGTGTGCGTCTCACGAACGGGTATGTCACTGCTCCCTATTGTGCGGCGTCGCGAGCCGGCATGATGACCGGACGCTACCAAACTCGCTTCGGATTTGAATTCAATCCCGTGGGCGTTAAGAACAACGATCCGACTATCGGTCTGCCGCCCCGAGAAACCACCATCGCCGAGTATCTACGCGGCCAGGGTTACTCGACGAGCCTAGTCGGAAAATGGCATCTTGGCGGGACCGCCGAATTTCACCCCCAGCGGCACGGATTCGACGAATTCTTCGGTTTTCTTCACGAGGGCCATTTCTATGTGCCCCCGCCCTGGCACGGCGTCACCACCTGGCTGCGACGCACGACGCTGCCCACGGGTGGAAAGGGACGCTGGAGTTCACCCGATGGACGAACCATTTGGAGCACCCACCTCGGACACAATGAACCGCCCTACGATGCCGACAACCCGGTGATGAGGTCGAGTCAACCGGTCGAGGAACAGGAGAACTTGACCGATGCCTTCACTCGCGAGGCATGCGACTTTATCGACCGCAAGCAGGAACAGCCTTTCTTTCTCTATCTGTCATACAACTCAGTCCACAGCCCGCTGCAGGGCGATGACGAGTACATGGCACGATTCCCACACATCCGCGACATGCAGCGTCGTATCTTTGCCGCCATGTTATCGCACCTCGACGAGAGCGTCGGCAAAGTGATCGACTCGCTGGCGCAACGCAATCTACAGGAAACGACATTAATCCTTTTCTTGAGCGACAACGGGGGTCCTACCGCGGAACTGACTAGTAGTAACCTGCCACTTCGTGGGGGCAAAGGCAGCTTGTATGAGGGCGGTGTCCGCATCCCTATGATTATTTCCTGGAAAGATCAACTGCAACCAGGAACATCTGACGCAATCGCCAGTTCATTGGACCTAACGACCACGGCCCTGACGGCAGCCGGAGTCGATACAGACCAACATCATCTCGATGGCGTTGACTTGCTGCCCACACTTCGCCGCGCGGGTACCTCCCATCCTCGCCAAACGCACTATTGGCGCATGGGTGCAAAACATGCGGTGCGGCACAAACATTGGAAACTGGTTCGAACCGGTGAACGTCCGTGGGAGCTCTACGATTTATCGATCGACATTGGCGAAACAATCGACTTGGCAGATGACCGTGTCGATATCGCAAATCAACTCTCAATGATGTGGCAGAATTGGAATCAACTTCAAGCGAAGCCGTTGTGGAAATAG
- a CDS encoding RluA family pseudouridine synthase: MISLLWQCDSAVAVNKPAGLSTTSPPGTDSLEWRLRAQLDCEAGFLSAVHRLDRDVSGVVLIALSKKAARLLSAQFAARRVSKTYHAWVCGCMSVPAPDAPLERWTDYLRKIDDVAQGEVCPSDAPGAKLAQTDVRLLRYDAPSDRTLLELHPITGRMHQLRIQTAARGHAIVGDPIYGLSVESTGVSDTALPTGCIALTAVKIAFHHPRSGKRTVVSLESSQSEGGKEVQQPTRPL; encoded by the coding sequence TTGATCTCGCTGCTCTGGCAATGCGACAGTGCCGTCGCGGTGAACAAGCCTGCGGGACTCAGTACCACATCTCCGCCGGGTACCGACAGTCTCGAGTGGCGTCTGCGTGCCCAGCTCGATTGCGAGGCGGGCTTCCTCTCGGCTGTGCATCGTCTCGACCGCGATGTCAGTGGGGTCGTGCTCATTGCCCTCTCGAAGAAGGCAGCAAGGCTTCTCTCTGCACAATTTGCTGCCCGCCGTGTCTCGAAAACCTACCATGCTTGGGTCTGTGGATGCATGTCAGTGCCGGCGCCAGACGCCCCGCTCGAACGCTGGACGGATTATCTACGAAAGATTGACGATGTCGCACAGGGCGAGGTTTGCCCTTCGGATGCGCCGGGTGCCAAGCTCGCACAAACCGATGTTCGTCTGCTTCGCTACGATGCACCGAGTGACCGTACGCTGCTGGAGCTCCATCCGATCACTGGTCGGATGCATCAACTTCGCATTCAAACTGCGGCACGCGGCCACGCCATCGTGGGTGACCCCATTTACGGCCTGTCCGTTGAGTCTACCGGAGTTAGCGACACGGCATTGCCGACAGGTTGCATCGCCCTCACTGCCGTCAAAATCGCCTTCCATCATCCCCGCAGCGGCAAACGCACGGTGGTGAGTTTGGAATCTTCGCAGAGCGAGGGTGGCAAGGAGGTCCAGCAGCCAACGCGCCCGCTTTAA
- a CDS encoding NAD(+)/NADH kinase: MGTPERQRVQAAWRRLRPVIAASAEIVAEDFSFAYEFTNRDDVDLVIVLGGDGSILQSARQMGAHQVPVLGINCGHLGFLAALSPEDFLDAWPRVCEGDFHVIDHLMLQVQIIRGDAVVAEQLALNEAAVLSGPPFSILDIDYYADGELATQYRCDGLIVATPVGSTAHSLSAGGPIVRRQLQAMILSPISPHTLTYRPVVESADTLIELTVTEPLPTTCILVDGRVLGALLAGDRVRIQRSPVSFRMLRVPGQNDYRTLREKLGWSGSLNLRR; this comes from the coding sequence ATGGGAACGCCTGAGCGACAACGCGTTCAGGCAGCATGGCGGCGACTGCGACCGGTGATCGCCGCCAGTGCCGAAATTGTGGCAGAGGATTTTTCGTTTGCGTATGAATTCACCAATCGAGATGACGTTGACCTCGTAATTGTGCTCGGTGGCGACGGTTCCATTCTGCAGTCTGCGCGACAGATGGGCGCTCATCAAGTTCCAGTGCTTGGCATCAATTGTGGTCACCTGGGCTTCCTGGCGGCCCTGTCGCCCGAGGACTTCCTGGATGCTTGGCCGCGAGTCTGTGAAGGTGACTTTCACGTTATCGATCATTTGATGCTGCAGGTGCAGATCATTCGTGGTGATGCGGTGGTGGCCGAGCAACTCGCTCTCAACGAAGCCGCTGTGCTGTCAGGACCTCCCTTCAGCATCTTGGACATTGACTACTATGCCGATGGGGAGCTGGCGACGCAGTATCGTTGCGACGGCCTGATTGTCGCCACACCGGTAGGCTCGACCGCCCACAGTCTTTCCGCAGGCGGTCCCATTGTGCGGCGACAATTGCAGGCCATGATTTTGTCACCGATCAGCCCTCACACGCTCACTTACCGACCGGTCGTTGAGTCCGCCGATACGCTGATTGAACTCACCGTGACTGAACCCCTACCGACCACCTGTATCCTCGTTGATGGACGGGTGCTCGGTGCGCTGCTGGCCGGCGATCGAGTTCGAATTCAGCGATCACCGGTATCCTTTCGTATGCTACGTGTGCCCGGTCAGAACGACTATCGCACGTTGCGTGAGAAGCTGGGGTGGAGTGGTTCCCTGAACCTACGACGTTGA